A window of Sulfurihydrogenibium sp. contains these coding sequences:
- the leuB gene encoding 3-isopropylmalate dehydrogenase, with protein sequence MKKHFKIAVLPGDGIGPEIIDSALKVLDVVAKKYGLTFEYKFGLVGGAAIDETGNPLPPETLKICKESDAILFGAVGGEKWDNLPTDKRPEKGLLRIRKELELFANIRPAKSYEPLLDASPLKPEIIKGVDLVVLRELTGDVYFGEPRGREIRNGERVGYNTMIYYEHEVKRIAKLAFELARNRRKKVTSVDKANVLEVSGLWREVVNEVHADYADVELEHMYVDNCAMQLIRRPKDFDVIVTGNIFGDIISDEAGALTGSLGMLPSASIGERYAFYEPIHGSAPDIAGKGIANPIATILSAAMMLEITCKVPEAARDIERAIEKVLEDGYRTGDIWSPGTKRVNTAEMTEEIIKRIG encoded by the coding sequence ATGAAAAAACATTTTAAAATTGCAGTTTTACCCGGTGATGGAATTGGACCGGAGATTATTGACTCAGCATTAAAAGTTCTTGATGTAGTAGCTAAAAAATATGGATTAACTTTTGAGTACAAATTTGGGCTTGTTGGTGGTGCTGCTATTGATGAGACAGGAAACCCATTACCACCGGAAACATTAAAGATATGTAAAGAAAGCGATGCAATTTTATTTGGTGCTGTAGGTGGTGAAAAATGGGACAACTTACCAACAGACAAAAGACCTGAGAAAGGATTGCTAAGAATCAGAAAAGAACTTGAGCTTTTTGCAAACATAAGACCGGCAAAATCATACGAACCTTTATTAGATGCTTCACCGCTCAAGCCAGAAATTATTAAAGGGGTTGATTTAGTAGTTTTAAGAGAGTTAACAGGGGATGTTTACTTTGGAGAACCAAGAGGAAGAGAAATTAGAAATGGTGAAAGAGTTGGCTATAACACAATGATTTATTATGAACACGAAGTCAAAAGAATTGCTAAGCTTGCTTTTGAACTTGCAAGAAATAGAAGAAAGAAAGTTACAAGCGTAGATAAAGCAAACGTTTTAGAAGTCAGCGGATTATGGAGAGAAGTGGTAAACGAAGTTCATGCTGACTATGCAGATGTAGAACTTGAGCATATGTATGTAGATAACTGTGCTATGCAGCTTATCAGAAGGCCAAAAGATTTTGACGTGATAGTAACCGGAAACATTTTTGGAGATATTATATCTGATGAAGCCGGAGCTTTAACCGGCAGTCTTGGAATGCTTCCATCTGCAAGCATTGGAGAAAGATATGCATTTTATGAGCCAATCCACGGTTCAGCACCGGATATAGCAGGAAAAGGAATTGCAAATCCAATAGCAACAATCTTATCTGCAGCAATGATGCTTGAAATAACATGTAAAGTTCCAGAAGCTGCAAGAGACATAGAAAGGGCAATAGAAAAAGTTCTTGAAGATGGATACAGAACAGGCGATATCTGGTCTCCCGGTACTAAAAGAGTAAACACTGCTGAGATGACAGAAGAAATAATTAAGAGAATAGGATAA
- a CDS encoding DUF177 domain-containing protein, translating into MKIYLNLKEELKKEPFKELEFNIPMNELDLPQEYIVKEGQSVSVKLHLLKDKDGYVITAIFNTSILMHCDRCLTEFSQKFNISESILFTKKHPKHQELSEAELYSEYLEDEEKFDVYDFIREEILVNTPMKLLCNEDCKGLCPYCGADKNATQCDCEEKIRRKLSPFAKLESLKS; encoded by the coding sequence TTGAAAATATATTTAAACCTAAAAGAAGAGCTTAAAAAAGAACCTTTTAAAGAGCTTGAATTTAATATTCCCATGAACGAGTTAGATTTGCCACAAGAGTATATCGTAAAAGAAGGGCAAAGTGTATCTGTAAAATTACATTTACTTAAAGACAAGGATGGCTATGTTATCACAGCTATCTTCAACACATCTATTTTAATGCACTGTGATAGATGTTTAACTGAATTTTCTCAAAAGTTTAATATTAGTGAAAGTATTTTATTTACAAAGAAACACCCAAAACATCAGGAACTTTCAGAGGCTGAGTTATACTCTGAATACTTAGAAGATGAAGAAAAATTTGATGTGTATGATTTTATCAGAGAGGAAATCCTTGTAAATACTCCGATGAAGCTACTTTGTAATGAAGATTGTAAAGGTTTGTGTCCTTACTGTGGAGCAGATAAGAACGCTACTCAGTGTGATTGTGAAGAGAAAATAAGAAGAAAGTTGTCTCCTTTTGCTAAATTAGAGTCTCTTAAATCTTAA
- the dnaA gene encoding chromosomal replication initiator protein DnaA, translated as MDLSKNNAENISNVNITESKLWQSILYDLKGKIDNTSYTILNSLEEVYYNEGNIYIYTPDNIYKSWIETEMLENIEISANKVVGRNVKIHVISLKDNSLKKAKKDKSLKNFEEADFYQYLSLNPKYTFDNLVVGNNNKVAFQACLAAAENLGKIYNPLFIYGDVGLGKTHLLQGTAYYILAKNSTAKIIYTTADTFASELFSYLEKGMILEFRKKYREVDLLLIDDIQFLVGKERTQIEFYHIFNVLYSLGKQIILSSDQPPSKLNGIEKRLISRFSSGLIVEITKPDLETKINITLKKMKELNIEFSRDVVLFIAKTVNTSVRELEGSIKRLKVYSEIMGRPITLDVARTILKDVLEANEVQPLTVERIQNEVCNYFNIDIKEIVGSSRDKKSVLARQIAIYLSKELTNESLSSIARHFHRKDHTTILNAANKIKEMIEKDRKLKYTVDLIKDKLLTL; from the coding sequence ATGGATTTGAGTAAAAATAATGCTGAAAATATTTCAAACGTCAACATTACCGAGTCTAAACTTTGGCAATCTATTTTATATGACCTAAAGGGAAAAATTGATAACACATCGTATACAATACTAAATTCTCTTGAAGAGGTATACTACAACGAAGGAAATATATATATCTATACTCCAGACAACATTTACAAAAGTTGGATAGAGACAGAAATGTTAGAAAATATAGAAATTTCAGCGAATAAAGTTGTTGGGAGAAACGTAAAAATCCATGTTATTTCTTTAAAGGATAACTCTCTAAAAAAAGCAAAGAAAGACAAGAGTTTAAAAAACTTTGAAGAAGCAGATTTTTACCAATATTTATCATTAAATCCAAAATATACTTTTGATAATCTTGTGGTTGGAAATAATAATAAAGTTGCATTTCAAGCTTGTTTAGCTGCTGCAGAAAATTTAGGAAAAATTTATAATCCACTTTTTATTTACGGAGATGTTGGACTTGGTAAAACTCATTTATTACAGGGAACAGCTTATTATATCCTTGCAAAAAACTCAACAGCAAAAATCATTTACACAACAGCAGACACGTTTGCTTCTGAGCTCTTTTCATACTTAGAAAAAGGAATGATTTTAGAGTTTAGGAAAAAGTACAGAGAAGTAGACCTTCTACTTATTGACGATATACAATTTTTAGTTGGAAAGGAAAGAACACAAATAGAGTTCTATCATATTTTTAACGTTTTATACAGCCTTGGAAAACAGATCATTTTATCCTCAGACCAACCACCTTCTAAATTAAACGGAATAGAAAAAAGATTGATAAGCAGATTTAGCAGTGGGTTAATTGTTGAAATAACCAAGCCGGATTTAGAAACAAAGATTAACATAACACTAAAGAAAATGAAAGAATTAAACATAGAGTTCTCAAGGGATGTAGTTCTATTTATTGCAAAAACAGTAAATACAAGCGTTAGAGAACTGGAAGGTTCGATAAAAAGGTTGAAAGTTTACAGCGAAATAATGGGCAGACCAATAACTTTAGACGTTGCAAGAACTATATTAAAAGATGTATTAGAAGCAAATGAAGTACAGCCGTTAACTGTAGAGAGAATTCAAAATGAAGTATGTAATTATTTCAATATTGATATAAAAGAAATAGTTGGAAGCTCAAGAGATAAAAAATCTGTACTTGCAAGACAGATAGCAATATACTTGTCAAAAGAGTTAACTAATGAATCATTATCTTCAATAGCAAGACATTTTCATAGAAAAGACCATACAACAATTTTAAACGCTGCAAATAAAATAAAGGAAATGATAGAAAAAGATAGAAAGCTAAAATATACTGTAGATTTGATTAAAGATAAGTTGCTTACTTTATGA
- a CDS encoding SBBP repeat-containing protein, producing MAGVTSSTNFPKTTGGAQGSLGGGSIGIDAFVSRLNSNLTQIIQSTYLGGSDSDFATTIAIHPSTGDIYVAGWTDSSDFPKTTGGAQGSYAGNSDAFVARLNSNLTQIIQSTYLGGSKDDWINELIIHPATGDIYVVGGTESTNFPNTTGGAQGSYGGGVNDAFVARLNSNLTQIIQSTYLGGSKIDVVGSLAIHPSTGDIYVAGYTNSTDLLATGAQKSNAGNNDAFVTRLNSNLTQIIQSTYLGGSNDDMALALAIHPSTGDIYITGKTSSTNLPNTTGGVQGSFGGGDYDAFVARLNSNLTQIIQSTYLGGSDKDKTDTIAIHPSTGDIYVAGWTDSSDFPKTTGGAQGSYAGNSDAFVARLNSNLTQIIQSTYLGGSNNDWANALAIHPSTGDIYVVGGTYSTDFPNTSGGAQGSLGGRYDAFVARLSAGLTSGYILFISPKPTNGNVASSPGGINCGSGGSACSIDFSGTVALTATPNTGYTFAGWTGDCSGCGTNTTCSINITANKTCSANFTASNSGGGSGSGSGTGSGSTSGGGGGGCSMVGSVSPMTGLWNIFTWLLVPTYVLARRIRRMK from the coding sequence GTGGCGGGAGTTACCTCTTCAACCAACTTTCCTAAAACTACCGGCGGAGCGCAGGGAAGCCTTGGTGGCGGAAGCATCGGTATCGATGCCTTTGTATCAAGACTAAACTCAAACCTTACTCAGATTATCCAGTCTACCTATCTGGGTGGGAGCGATTCCGATTTTGCCACTACCATTGCTATTCATCCTTCAACGGGTGATATTTATGTAGCAGGATGGACTGATTCAAGCGACTTTCCTAAAACTACCGGTGGAGCACAGGGAAGTTATGCAGGCAATAGCGATGCTTTCGTTGCAAGACTAAACTCAAACCTTACTCAAATCATTCAGTCTACCTATTTAGGTGGAAGTAAGGATGATTGGATCAATGAGCTTATCATTCATCCCGCAACGGGTGATATCTACGTAGTAGGAGGAACTGAATCCACTAATTTCCCCAACACTACCGGTGGAGCACAGGGAAGTTATGGTGGAGGCGTTAACGACGCTTTCGTTGCAAGATTAAATTCAAATCTTACTCAAATCATCCAGTCTACCTATTTAGGTGGAAGTAAGATTGATGTGGTCGGCTCCCTTGCTATTCACCCTTCAACTGGTGATATTTATGTAGCAGGTTACACTAATTCTACCGATCTTCTCGCCACTGGAGCACAGAAAAGTAATGCTGGCAATAATGATGCTTTCGTTACAAGATTAAACTCTAATCTTACTCAAATCATCCAGTCTACCTATTTAGGTGGAAGCAATGATGATATGGCTCTTGCCCTTGCTATTCACCCTTCAACCGGTGATATCTATATAACAGGAAAGACTAGCTCAACCAACCTTCCTAATACTACTGGTGGAGTACAGGGAAGCTTTGGTGGTGGAGATTATGACGCTTTCGTTGCAAGACTAAACTCAAACCTTACTCAGATTATCCAGTCTACTTACCTGGGAGGAAGCGATAAAGATAAGACTGATACCATTGCTATTCATCCTTCAACGGGTGATATTTATGTAGCAGGATGGACTGATTCAAGCGACTTTCCTAAAACTACCGGTGGAGCACAGGGAAGTTATGCAGGCAATAGCGATGCTTTCGTTGCAAGACTAAACTCAAACCTTACTCAAATCATTCAGTCTACCTACCTAGGTGGAAGCAATAATGATTGGGCTAATGCTCTTGCTATTCATCCTTCAACTGGTGATATCTATGTAGTAGGAGGAACTTATTCCACCGACTTTCCTAATACTTCTGGCGGGGCACAGGGAAGCTTGGGCGGTCGCTATGACGCCTTTGTGGCAAGATTGTCTGCTGGTTTGACGTCTGGCTACATTCTGTTCATTAGTCCAAAACCTACAAACGGAAATGTTGCATCAAGCCCTGGGGGTATAAACTGTGGCTCCGGTGGCTCTGCATGCTCTATAGACTTCTCAGGTACAGTAGCACTGACCGCTACACCAAACACTGGCTATACCTTTGCAGGATGGACTGGTGATTGCTCTGGTTGTGGCACCAATACAACATGCAGCATAAACATCACCGCTAACAAAACATGCTCCGCTAACTTTACAGCAAGCAATAGTGGCGGTGGTTCTGGTAGCGGCTCTGGTACTGGCAGTGGTAGCACTTCTGGTGGTGGCGGTGGCGGATGTTCTATGGTTGGCTCCGTATCTCCTATGACAGGCCTGTGGAACATCTTTACATGGCTACTTGTCCCAACCTACGTGTTAGCAAGAAGAATAAGAAGAATGAAATAA
- the nadC gene encoding carboxylating nicotinate-nucleotide diphosphorylase produces the protein MLDKNFVRKKLLEFLEEDIGHRDITTDSLDTDRYIEAYMIAKEEGVLAGIEFAKEVYNLVGGCKLENFVKDGASIKKGDILAIVYGSGKSILKAERLSLNIVQRLSGIATLTNKYVEKIKDTGVKLLDTRKTTPGFRAFEKYAVKVGGGDNHRFALYDMVMIKDNHIALAGSITEAVNQIKKKVSPMVKIEVEVSNFDQLEEALKNPVDVIMLDNMSAEDVKKAVKLINKSKLVEVSGNITIENIRDYALAGPDFISTGAVIHSAKWLDISLKFK, from the coding sequence ATGCTGGACAAAAATTTCGTAAGAAAAAAGCTTTTAGAGTTTTTAGAAGAAGATATAGGACACCGGGATATAACAACAGATAGTTTAGATACAGATAGATATATAGAAGCTTACATGATTGCAAAAGAAGAAGGAGTATTAGCCGGAATTGAGTTTGCAAAGGAAGTTTATAATTTGGTAGGTGGTTGTAAGCTTGAAAATTTTGTAAAAGATGGAGCGTCCATAAAAAAAGGAGACATTTTAGCTATAGTCTATGGCAGTGGTAAAAGCATTTTAAAAGCTGAAAGATTAAGCTTAAACATCGTTCAAAGACTTTCCGGAATAGCAACCTTAACAAACAAATACGTAGAAAAAATAAAAGATACAGGTGTTAAACTACTGGACACAAGAAAAACGACCCCAGGATTTAGAGCCTTTGAAAAGTACGCTGTAAAAGTTGGTGGTGGAGATAATCACAGATTTGCACTTTATGACATGGTAATGATAAAAGATAATCATATAGCTTTAGCCGGTTCAATAACAGAAGCAGTAAATCAGATTAAAAAGAAAGTCTCACCGATGGTTAAGATAGAAGTTGAAGTTTCAAACTTTGACCAGCTTGAAGAAGCATTAAAAAATCCTGTTGATGTTATCATGCTTGATAACATGTCTGCTGAAGATGTAAAAAAAGCAGTAAAACTTATTAATAAGTCAAAGCTTGTTGAAGTATCCGGAAATATAACAATAGAAAATATAAGAGATTATGCATTAGCAGGACCGGATTTTATATCAACCGGAGCAGTAATTCATTCTGCCAAATGGCTTGATATTAGTTTAAAATTTAAATAA
- the hemJ gene encoding protoporphyrinogen oxidase HemJ: MYLWIKAIHIIFMVSWMAVLFYLPRLFVYHAENKDNKEFVKIVKIMEKRLFYVIGIPAFVITLITGLSMIFMNPGLFKSGGWLHAKLTLVAILIAYFFHNEYVRRRFEKDACDKSGKFFRIYNEIPTVLLILIVILVIVRPF; this comes from the coding sequence ATGTATCTATGGATAAAAGCTATACATATAATCTTTATGGTTTCTTGGATGGCGGTTTTATTTTATCTGCCAAGGCTTTTTGTCTATCATGCAGAAAACAAAGATAATAAAGAGTTTGTTAAGATTGTTAAGATAATGGAAAAGAGACTTTTTTATGTAATCGGAATTCCGGCGTTTGTCATTACTCTAATTACAGGCTTAAGCATGATATTTATGAACCCTGGGCTTTTTAAATCCGGCGGATGGCTTCATGCAAAGCTAACATTAGTGGCGATTTTGATAGCTTATTTCTTTCATAATGAATATGTTAGAAGAAGGTTTGAAAAAGATGCATGCGATAAATCCGGCAAATTTTTCAGAATATACAACGAAATACCAACAGTATTGTTAATTTTAATAGTGATTTTAGTAATTGTGAGACCGTTCTAA
- a CDS encoding M23 family metallopeptidase codes for MKKSLFLILLILIGFIILFILGKINFSKPEITVLNKTLSLGENAVISVKASDDKPGIRDLKVYISQNNHKIKVFEQSMDNQKEVFLNVNIKPKSLGLIEGDAVLEIEARDGSVLKNTKVLTKDVKIDFTPPSISILAFTQNLINGGTGFVFAKSSEDLKSLNIKIENLSFKCLNLNNTYVCPFSLPYFYNDKKPIYLEALDNADNKTVNSIPYNFKKVNYSQSTLDIDDNFIDTKIKPLSDKDIPDKIELFKYVNTVIRNKNESLIHKIASECKNVYPMFEGEFIYLENAAKLGGFADYRKYRYNGKIIEGADAYHKGFDFASVKNAPVKASNNGKVVFTGFLGIYGNSIIIDHGLCVYTLYSHLSEIAVKEGKTVKKGQYIGKTGTTGLAVGDHLHYGVLVNGIEVNPVEWFDINWLNTRFYENYKNIIGGNNK; via the coding sequence ATGAAAAAAAGCTTATTTTTAATCCTACTTATTTTAATAGGGTTTATTATTTTATTCATCTTAGGAAAAATAAACTTTTCAAAGCCTGAGATTACAGTACTGAATAAAACCCTGTCTTTGGGAGAGAATGCTGTTATATCAGTTAAAGCCTCAGACGATAAGCCGGGTATAAGAGATTTAAAGGTATATATTTCACAAAATAATCATAAAATTAAAGTTTTTGAACAAAGTATGGATAATCAAAAAGAGGTATTTTTAAATGTAAATATTAAACCCAAGAGTCTTGGCTTGATTGAAGGAGATGCTGTTTTAGAGATAGAAGCAAGAGATGGTTCCGTACTTAAAAATACAAAAGTATTGACAAAAGATGTTAAAATTGATTTTACACCACCTTCAATTTCTATATTAGCATTCACTCAAAACTTAATAAACGGCGGAACAGGTTTTGTATTTGCTAAATCGTCCGAAGACTTAAAATCTTTAAACATAAAGATAGAAAATCTTAGTTTTAAATGTTTAAACTTAAATAACACTTATGTATGTCCTTTTAGCCTCCCTTATTTTTATAATGATAAAAAACCTATCTATTTAGAAGCATTAGACAATGCAGATAATAAAACAGTAAATTCAATTCCTTACAATTTCAAAAAAGTAAATTACTCACAATCCACTTTAGATATTGATGATAATTTTATAGACACAAAAATAAAGCCACTTTCAGATAAAGACATTCCGGATAAAATTGAATTGTTCAAGTATGTTAATACCGTTATAAGAAACAAAAATGAAAGCCTTATCCATAAGATTGCAAGTGAATGTAAAAATGTGTATCCGATGTTTGAAGGAGAGTTTATATATTTAGAAAATGCTGCAAAGCTTGGCGGTTTTGCTGATTATAGAAAATACAGATATAACGGTAAAATCATTGAAGGAGCAGATGCTTATCATAAAGGGTTTGATTTTGCGTCTGTAAAAAATGCACCGGTTAAAGCATCTAACAACGGAAAAGTTGTTTTTACTGGATTTTTGGGTATATATGGCAATAGTATAATTATTGACCATGGTCTTTGTGTTTATACGTTATACTCTCATTTAAGTGAAATTGCAGTTAAAGAAGGTAAAACAGTAAAAAAAGGTCAGTATATAGGAAAAACAGGAACGACAGGATTGGCTGTAGGAGACCATTTACATTACGGAGTTTTGGTTAACGGAATAGAGGTTAATCCGGTAGAATGGTTTGATATTAACTGGCTAAACACAAGATTTTATGAAAATTACAAAAACATAATAGGAGGTAATAATAAATGA
- the rpmF gene encoding 50S ribosomal protein L32, whose product MAVPKRKKSKAKTAMRRAQWKLKMPGLSICPECGQPKAPHRVCSHCGYYKNKEVIEVV is encoded by the coding sequence ATGGCAGTACCTAAGAGGAAAAAATCTAAAGCAAAAACAGCTATGAGAAGAGCACAATGGAAATTAAAAATGCCCGGACTTTCTATCTGTCCTGAGTGTGGTCAGCCAAAAGCTCCTCACAGAGTTTGCTCTCACTGTGGATATTACAAAAACAAAGAGGTCATTGAGGTCGTATAA
- the dcd gene encoding dCTP deaminase yields the protein MILNDKTIRKYISEGLLEINPIDDIQIQPSSVDLRLGNEFLIYPEDIEIIDVRDPYFSNRLIKEIATEEGFIIKPKQFVLATTIEYIKLPDFLTAFVEGRSSLGRLGLFIENAGWVDAGFEGNITLEFYNANSIPIKIYPGMRICQLVFAKMEDRSEKPYRGKYQGQRGTTASRIFLDKD from the coding sequence ATGATTTTAAATGACAAGACAATTAGAAAATATATAAGCGAAGGTTTACTTGAGATAAATCCTATTGATGACATCCAAATTCAGCCCTCTTCTGTTGATTTAAGGCTTGGAAATGAGTTTTTGATTTATCCAGAAGACATAGAAATAATAGATGTAAGAGACCCTTATTTTTCCAATAGACTTATAAAAGAGATAGCTACAGAAGAAGGGTTTATCATCAAACCAAAACAGTTTGTTCTTGCTACAACGATAGAGTATATAAAACTTCCGGACTTTTTGACTGCATTTGTAGAAGGAAGGTCTTCCTTAGGAAGACTTGGCTTATTTATTGAAAATGCCGGCTGGGTGGATGCTGGATTTGAAGGCAACATAACCTTAGAGTTTTACAATGCAAACAGTATTCCAATAAAAATTTATCCTGGAATGCGAATCTGTCAGCTTGTTTTTGCAAAAATGGAAGATAGGTCGGAAAAACCATATAGAGGTAAGTATCAAGGTCAAAGAGGAACAACAGCATCAAGAATATTCTTAGACAAAGATTAA
- the fsa gene encoding fructose-6-phosphate aldolase, whose amino-acid sequence MKFFIDTADVNEIREANRLHFLDGVTTNPTLIAKVKKPFWDVVKGILAEVPDRPVSLEVASTDAEGMIKEGEKLAELGKNVVIKIPMTPEGLKAVSYFESKGIKTNVTLVFSPAQALLAMKVGASYISPFVGRLDDISHTGMDLIRQIKQIKDNYNFKSEIIVASVRNPVHVIESAMIGADIATIPYSVIAQLAKHPLTDIGLERFLKDWESVPEKPF is encoded by the coding sequence ATGAAGTTTTTCATCGATACAGCAGATGTGAATGAAATTAGAGAAGCAAACAGATTACATTTTCTTGATGGAGTAACAACTAATCCAACATTAATCGCAAAGGTTAAAAAACCATTTTGGGATGTGGTAAAAGGCATATTGGCAGAAGTGCCGGATAGACCAGTTAGCTTGGAAGTTGCAAGCACAGATGCAGAAGGCATGATTAAAGAAGGCGAAAAGCTTGCAGAACTTGGTAAAAATGTTGTTATCAAGATTCCAATGACGCCGGAAGGTTTAAAGGCGGTAAGTTACTTTGAAAGTAAAGGAATAAAGACTAACGTTACATTGGTATTCTCTCCAGCCCAAGCTTTATTAGCTATGAAGGTTGGAGCATCTTATATATCTCCTTTTGTAGGCAGATTGGATGATATTAGCCATACCGGTATGGATTTAATAAGACAAATCAAGCAAATCAAAGATAATTATAATTTTAAATCTGAAATTATTGTAGCATCTGTCAGAAATCCTGTTCATGTAATAGAATCCGCAATGATTGGAGCAGATATAGCAACAATTCCATACAGTGTAATTGCACAACTGGCCAAACATCCACTTACAGATATTGGCTTAGAAAGATTTTTAAAAGATTGGGAAAGCGTTCCAGAAAAACCATTCTAA
- a CDS encoding 2-isopropylmalate synthase has protein sequence MEKLIIFDTTLRDGEQAPGFSMTVEEKVKMALQLEKLGVDVIEAGFAAASEGDFEAIKRVAQEVKNAKVCSLARALESDIEKAGEALSPAENRRIHTFIATSPIHMQYKLRMKPEEVLERAVKAIKYALKFTDDVEFSAEDAFRSEREFLYRVFEAVIDAGAKTINVPDTVGYAIPEEFGKLIADIKNNVPNIDKAVISVHCHNDLGLAVANSLSAVKNGARQVHATINGIGERAGNAALEEVVMAIKVRHDYFKDVYTTINTKEIYKTSRLLCRITGSFVQPNKAIVGDNAFAHEAGIHQHGILAHRETYEIMRAEDVGVPKSKIVLGKHSGRHAFKARLEELGYTTLSESEIDTLFQKFKKLADKKKEVFDEDIEALILEEFSEFDQEAKLKYFHVISGDNVIPTATVKIEKEGQEVISTACGDGPIDCAFNALEKALNIKGKLMDYTIRSLSSGKDAMGEVRVIVRFEDSEHIASGKGTSTDIIEASIKAYIDAYNKYIARKSFLTRQINEGV, from the coding sequence ATGGAAAAGTTAATTATATTTGATACAACTTTAAGAGATGGTGAACAAGCACCTGGTTTCTCAATGACAGTTGAAGAAAAAGTAAAGATGGCTTTACAGCTTGAAAAACTCGGCGTTGATGTTATTGAGGCTGGTTTTGCTGCTGCATCTGAAGGAGATTTTGAAGCTATTAAAAGAGTTGCCCAGGAAGTAAAAAATGCAAAAGTTTGCTCCTTGGCAAGGGCATTAGAGTCAGACATAGAAAAAGCAGGAGAAGCCCTATCTCCAGCAGAAAACAGAAGAATTCATACATTTATAGCAACATCTCCTATTCATATGCAGTATAAGTTAAGAATGAAGCCGGAGGAAGTTTTAGAAAGAGCTGTAAAAGCAATAAAGTATGCTTTAAAATTTACAGATGATGTTGAATTTTCTGCGGAAGATGCTTTTAGGTCTGAAAGAGAATTTTTGTATAGAGTTTTTGAAGCTGTTATAGATGCAGGAGCTAAGACGATAAATGTTCCTGATACTGTTGGTTATGCTATTCCGGAAGAGTTTGGAAAGTTGATAGCAGATATTAAAAATAACGTCCCAAATATAGATAAGGCTGTAATTAGCGTTCACTGTCATAACGATTTAGGATTAGCGGTTGCAAACTCCCTCTCTGCTGTAAAAAATGGAGCAAGACAGGTTCACGCAACTATAAATGGAATTGGTGAAAGGGCTGGTAATGCTGCACTTGAAGAAGTTGTAATGGCTATAAAAGTAAGACATGATTACTTTAAAGATGTTTATACAACTATAAACACAAAAGAAATTTACAAGACAAGTAGATTATTATGCAGAATTACAGGAAGTTTTGTGCAACCAAACAAAGCAATCGTTGGAGATAATGCTTTTGCCCACGAAGCAGGTATACATCAACATGGAATTCTTGCACATAGAGAAACTTATGAAATAATGAGAGCTGAGGATGTAGGTGTACCAAAATCTAAAATTGTTCTTGGAAAACACTCCGGAAGACATGCATTTAAAGCAAGATTGGAAGAGCTTGGCTATACAACCTTATCAGAAAGTGAAATAGACACATTGTTCCAAAAGTTTAAAAAACTAGCAGACAAGAAAAAAGAAGTATTTGATGAAGATATAGAAGCTTTAATCTTAGAAGAGTTTTCAGAGTTTGACCAAGAGGCAAAACTAAAATACTTCCATGTAATCAGCGGTGATAACGTTATTCCAACTGCGACTGTAAAGATAGAAAAGGAAGGGCAAGAGGTAATCTCAACCGCATGCGGAGATGGTCCGATAGACTGTGCATTCAATGCTTTGGAAAAAGCTTTAAACATAAAAGGAAAGCTTATGGACTACACTATCAGGTCTTTAAGCTCAGGTAAAGATGCAATGGGTGAAGTGAGAGTTATTGTCAGATTCGAAGATTCTGAGCACATAGCCTCCGGAAAAGGAACATCTACAGACATAATAGAAGCAAGCATTAAAGCCTACATAGATGCTTACAACAAATACATAGCAAGAAAATCTTTCTTAACAAGACAAATAAATGAAGGAGTGTAG
- a CDS encoding DUF2103 domain-containing protein encodes MKYRKKGVKREHSIIEDFEKDLQALVEMGLAKSVIPGRIYTSPKAQKGDKIIKYQYDTETGAKLLLKKGSTVQEAFVITDKRQELRDYLSNLGHET; translated from the coding sequence ATGAAATACAGAAAAAAAGGCGTAAAAAGAGAACACTCTATCATTGAGGATTTTGAAAAGGACTTGCAGGCTCTGGTAGAAATGGGGCTTGCTAAGTCCGTAATACCAGGAAGAATATACACAAGTCCAAAGGCTCAAAAAGGGGATAAAATTATAAAATATCAGTATGACACTGAAACAGGTGCAAAGTTATTGCTAAAAAAAGGGTCAACAGTCCAAGAAGCGTTTGTCATTACAGATAAAAGACAAGAGTTAAGAGATTATCTTTCAAACCTGGGGCATGAAACATAA